aagagaaagaaaagaaaaaaggaagagaaaggaaaggaaggaaagaaagaaagagagagaaaggttgtgtgctaagttgactcactgagtcaacctCTGAGTTGCTACTCCATGTTAGTTCGAGACAGGAAAAcgggttctgatcctaggatttCTCAAAGCCTTTAAACTTATTAGCAGATATCAAATAacttaaggtgagggttttatcctttaggcttacattaatttaagttattatatttaccttGCCTTACATGTCATCCTGTTGTTTCATCTTGCCTTTACATGCCTTCGTGATTTTTCTATCTTGCCTTTAACATGCCTTCGAGTTGCTTTGAATTCTtcctgcaattatatgttttaccatcaattatttacccTTGGAGATTATAGTATAATATTGTTTACAtgagatctttatgaatttatgtggggtgatggatacaagccttgcccttgccttatcaaatATATTGAGTTGGCTCtaccactcgtctctttattgagttagtcagTGCCACTCTCCTTACTATTGAATCGGCTgttgccgctcttctatttgttgagttagccattgctactcttcttttattgagttgaccatcgtcactctcctctttattacgtTGGCCATTGCACTTttatctttgttgagttggccattgtcactcttctctttatgttattggccttgtgctatctatTAAGGGCTTGGGCATGTTCTTGATATTCCtgaactcccatgattcaatggattttcctttttggtgcaagtactatgttgggtatTCCTCTTCTAGCGATCGAATATATATCATGGAAATAATGCATTTTCGATAGCGGCCCCTGGGgcaacacgtaattccatgttttatgggtagtggtgcacaaatcgatgtaagtaattcgcaatgcgtgttacatcacttccaggattggatgtcgcaaatagtcgctccatgaacaaatcgtgtcacgtaattcattcaGTCATGTATTGTGTTTGTCTTCGGGTAACTGCATAAAACCAACATGGGACAAGCCagtgaatctccgtagtatgggttacggggcgagtcggataactctaatcatattccacattatggCAATTGCTAAGTGTGataaaccgcatatactttgttaggcatgcatctcatgtaggttgcttacgcatattgatacctctcatagttgtggagtacgggatgtatcagaacctttatattgcttttatgaatctcttgaactattgttaatcttgaaggataactatcactgtgagtagggcgttgaccctctcccaaccgtacagatgaggtgatgtacagattgaagacttagtgAACTATCTCCTTATGAAAGATCATACTGAAAGAATAGGAAGATAGTTTTACTATTTAGTTTCATACTTtcgctgcaaactcgataaatgtaataagctctcattgagagggcatttgattattcttttactctgatgaaataatcaatacagttgattttattctcgtaatTGTTACCTTATAAATGTatgtggatgtgatccaaatgaaaaaaaataaggtgcgatttttaaagcaccAATCtctacattattaacacccggtttcctcgggcacgagtacgaactctagccatgaaaattcggggcgttacactacATGTGTCCCCGTAAAGGACCGAGGGGATTTCATGCATGCAACCATCCTGGCATGTGTGTTCATTTCTCCTCAAGTGACTTGTCTGTCACATAGAATTATGTTCCACACACATGATGATATCCCCACTTTATCTTGCTCGAGGAGTCTCCTCTTTCTGTGTCTATTTATGCTTCTGGTTTTGAATTGACTCTCCTCCTATATTCAACTCCTGCACCTGTGTCTCCCCCCAATGACACCATCCTTTTCTGTGATGTTGAGGCGACCATGGCAAACAATTTAGGAAAGCTTGTCAGGTGTTTTAAGGTggttttagggctgaaagtcaacaTCACTAAAAGTGAGATGTTAAGTGTTCAGATGTCAAAGGAAAAGGTCGAGCGGATAGCAGGAAATTTTGGATGGAGCGTAGGAACCTTCCCCTCCAACTATCTTGGTCTTCCCCTTTGCATCGGTAAACCGACTAAACATCTGTTGGACAGTTATGGAAATGATTGAAAGGAAATTATCCAAATGGAAGGGTCAGTATTTATCACTTGGTGGGCGGCTTATTCTAATAAAAGTAGCATTGCCAAATACGCCATTGAATTATATGTCCCTCTTCAAGTGTCTAGAGTCTATTTCAGCCAAACTGGAAAGGTTGAGGTGAGACTTCTTCTGGTAGGGTatggaagaaatgaaaaaatTCCATCTCCTGGGATGGAAAGAGGTTTACAAACCGTTCTGGGGGGGTGGCAATCCGGGATTTGGACAAGGTAATTCTAGTACTTTTGGGGAGATTGCTATGAGGGTTCATGTAGGAAAAAGATTCTTTGTGGAGAGTCTGTTGCAAACTTGCAACCAAGTATGGATGCCAAGGAGGCTGGTGGGTTAGAGACTCGTCTACATATAGGGTGTCAGGAATTTGGAAGGCAGTCGAGCCCAAGTTCAAAGTAGGGATCAAGTCTACCTAGGCGATAGGAAGAAGATTCGTTTATGCGAAGATGTGTGAATAGGTGAGACTCCACTCATAGGCCAAATTTCTAAGACAAGCTCAACTCTCTCCAAAAAGCAATATCTTGATTTTTAGGTGCTCCTTACAGCAAGAATGTGTTCATATCATCTCCTCCTTGCTGTAGGAACTTACTTGACATAGAAGTGGAGTTCCTAAAGCTGCAAAAGACCATCTTTAGTATTGTCTTCCAGTGTCCAAAGAATGGGATAGGATGGCTTGGGCTAAGGATAAATCCATTTGCTTCTTGTTCTAGTACTTCTATTCGATGCTTCGATTGCCTTTGGGGGGGAAGGGCAAGTGCACATACATCCTTGTGGTATTATGGTGCTCCTGTAAAAATAGTTGTGTTTGTTTGGCTCATCAGAAGAAAGAggaacttcaaaaagagaaatggtACTCCCCGATGTGTGTGGTATGTTTATGGTGAACGCTGAATCAGTTGATCACCTTTTCGTCCATTGCCCTTCTATTGGGACAGTGTGGTCTAGCTTCCTTAGGTTGTTCAAAATGGCATGACTGATGCCTGCCAGTAGCTATTGATGACCTTCTCTTGGTTTGGCACGGAGTTAAGCTAGGGATTCAGGGAAGGGTTATTTGGTGATTGATCTGTTTGGTTGCCCTATGGGCACTTTGGAATAAAAGGAATGGTAGATACTTTCACAATAAGAGTACTTTGATGGCGGAGGTTTTTAGTAGGGTTAAGCTTTATGTTCTTGAATGGGCCTCTTGTTTAAAAGCCCTAGAAGGTTgtaatttttctttcctttttggaGTTGTATCCTTTTGCACCACCTTGGTgcttttctttaataaatttcagTTATCTatcaagaataaataaataaataaggaactACAATTTCTGACATACCTAGAGATCGGATGGTTGTGATGGATGGCTATCTGTTGGGAGTAATGATCATCAACAAATGGAAAGTGCCCCTTTCCATGTGTGAAAGTTTAGTTAGATAGGTTTTCCATTGGCAATTCGAGTGATTGCGGCATAGGTGGGATCCTGAGAGATGGTAGGGGCATTGTTCATATGTTACTTTATGGCCTCATTAGTTGGATAGAGGCTAGTGTGGCTACAACTAAGGTCCCTGGAGAAATGTTGAGAATCTTTTCAAGGAACTTCTCTACGGTCGTAGTTGTGGAAGGGGTTGAAAAAATTGTCTTGTGGATATCTCTGCTGAATTCTAAACCTTGAAAATTGAGCTTTCTGTTCTAGTGAGAGTAGTGAATGTGCCTCTACGCTAAACATTACGTTTTCCCATGTGGTAGAGAGACAAACACCTTGGTCGATGCTCTACCGAAAGAAAATGTTCACCACCAGGCTCCTTGAATTGGGAATTATCCTGCTTTGATTTTTCTTAATAAGGTGTCCGCTACCACTCGcaatacaagaaaagaaaagaaaaggaatgtTTCTTCACAcacattttattataataaagaaaGGCcctgatgtgcaagatttcacaTCTAGAATCTGGAATTTTACATGACAACATACCCATTTGGAATCCAAACAACCATGACAAATCACCCCATTGTATCAAGACCACGATAAGGGACTGTTGGACTTCTCTGTGGTCTAGCAATTAATGCAAGGATAGAAAAAATCAACGCAAAATCTATCCCAAGCAACATATGCTTAGGCAGTTTACATTATCTGAAtagttctttgaaaaaaaaaaaaaacaactgagTATCAAATCACCTAGGTGGATGTACAGATTATCttttttcgtttttcttttttactttttcttttttccttttgagagagagagagagagagagagagagagagagagagagagagagagattgggtgtACAGATTATCGAAGTCAAAATCAAATAAACTAGCTGATTGGCAGTTTTCCTTGCCTTTTGctcttaaataaaatttcttttctttactaagaaaattaaaataccatGAATTGAAAGCCAGTACATCCAAAGAACCAACACCTAAGGAGTGGACTTACATGTCTTTAGCCGACATTTTTGTAAACCCAATTGCAAGAGCATGTTGCTTCCCTTCAGCCATTATAGCCTGCATTCAGTTTTACATATcagtagaaatagaaataatcaGACTTTGACTCAAATATAGGGCTGGCAACGAGAAGGCCTGGGGTTTGTTCAGGATGGATTTTGAACTAGTCGGGCCAAGGCTGCCCGGCCATGCCTATACAAATATTAATTTTGATTGGCCCAGTCCCAGCCCATTGCCAGCCCTACTAAAATGATAGCTTCCTAAAAAATAGCAGTAAAGGGTGACTATCACGACCTCTACTGAACAACGGAGAGGGCAATGACAACCTTCTGGTTTGTTGATATGTACATAAAGCCTTGTTTTAATCAATTCAGTATTGCAGATTATTCAAAGTGCATATCACTATGATGGTGTTAGATGATAAACCGAAGAATTCATACCACAGGAGTTTCTTCCAACACTTCATCATCCAAAATGCCACCAGGAGATGTAAGACCAGGACACATTATGTTTGCACCAGCAAGGACAAATTTGATTGCACCCCTATCCACTTGTAATTTTTTCATTATATCTGGATCTGAAAACAATAAGGAAGGATGGGAGAAGAAGACCAAGACAAAGACAGGCTTCTTCAATAGAGGAACTAGACAGGCTTCAATTATACAGCATAAAAGCGTACTGTGTCAGCACATAAACGGTAAGAGAAGACAATAAGTGGTAGAAGAGATGCTTTACATTGATGAAGAAGCCGTAGTGTTGGCATGTAAGGGCCATCACGAATGTTGAAAAATAAAGGCACATTGTTCACCAGAACcagatttagatgattttgactgaaaaaaaaaaaaaaaaaaattcatcagaACTGATTCAAGTCAACTTAGAAATTAGCAATGTCTTCCATCAATAAGACAAGACCTCCTAACATCTTCCTTGGCAGGAATTCACCCACTGTTTCAATTTAAGTTCAACTTAAGCAAGCTGCAAAGCCGAAAGTTCAATGCTTAGCAACAACCCTTTGCTCAAGTACCCACTTCCCACTTCAAAATCTTAATCCTGCTCTCACTACCAAACCTCCTTTTGTCCTGGTGCAAACTACAATTACCACAATTCACCAAGCCCAGTGTTAACTCAATCTTTTAACAATTGTAGCCTAGGGGATTTCATACTCTGGCTATAAACAGTGTCACCAAAACATAATTTCTATATCCTGCCAAATATAAGTACATGAATgaaattttttaatatcgttttatacAAACATTTCCATACATGCTTTAACTTCATGATTTCTTTAAAGAGGAATTACAAGATCCAGCTCATTGGCAAAAGTAGACCAGGACTCTATCATCACTCCTAAAATAGTCTGCTCACATGTAAGATTTCATAACTCCATGGTTTGGCGATCCAAAACATTGATCAAAGGGGCCTAACCATGGTGAGAGATGCCTCAAAACTCTAACAGATTGGAAGATTAATCCCTTTGATCTAGCCAATAAATAGATAGTTAGGGAGATAATTAGCAATTGTCCAAATTCGATGGAAAATAGTACAAGCAATAATGggttaagatcttccaatctggaaatTTTGGGGGCAGCCAACatccatggtggaccacaccagatcaACAGTTTTGATCCTTGAACCGTAGCCTTACATGTATGCAATTCTGTGCAAACAACACGTTTGCTGACTAGTAGGACCCCAATAGCTCCTTTTTTTTAGGAGTGATGCTTCCCCACATTCACATGTGTATCCACTCCCACTTCCACCATTGCTTCATGAAACTAAGGTTTGATTTGCTAAAATCAATGTGTGGTAGAATCCAAGATACTAATTCATCGATAGAAGTCTGAGATATGATCAACTACTCATCAACTTAAGAGTCTTTGAACTTAATCAAGAAAAGATATCAGTGTTGGAAACATTTGAATAAACCATTTAGCAACGATGAGAGGTGATTTCTTCGGAAGCAAGTCATCCAACACCGGTTCAAGGCCTGGGTACTGCGGCAACAGTGGAGATCATATCAGGCGCATAAATGAACTAAAATATAAGCATCCATGCTTGCATTGTTCCAAGAACTTCAACAATAAGAGAATGCCAATGCTCAGCTGACATCCGAACCTCGTCAGCGATACTTTGTCGGATCTTGCGTTGAACAGATGCCTTCACTTGATTTTGTGCAGAAACATCTTCAGAGGAAAACCTGCAAGGAACAATACAAAAACATGTTGGTTTGTTGagaacccaaggttgggttggaaTTTTAGCAGTACCGAATTGAAATAATTCAAATATATAGAGAGGAAATGATCATAATGGAGGTAGGGCAATTTTTTTATGGAACGATGATGATGTTGGCAATGATACTAACATTTTTTATAGGAAGGGACACAGCAGTGTATCCCAATCCCAGGTAGGAGGATTGATGTTAGGTAGCCATCCAGTGGTAAAGCGATCATGAAAATTCTTGATTcgtaaagccaaccccaaatagcttGGACAAGGCCAGTGGTGATGGCGATAACAATGATGGTGACAGTGATGATGATGGCAACCAACTCATTGTTACAATGTTGTGTCTTTCAAGGTTGTAGTGACTTGAATTGTTATTTGGGGTTTAATCCTCATTACAAATCAAGCGGGTACTCTGTCCTCCGCACATAATTCATTTCCAACTTTATTGAACTATTGCTATTCAGGGCCTGTTTAGTTTTCCAATTTACTATGAAATGCAAGGTAAATGAGCCATTATTATCATTTCAaggtgtttgtttaaacaggAATTATGGCTCGTAAATCAAGAGTCAAGTGATTTCTGGGTGaaacaatgtagcaaaatcatcattgcaaTCAAATGTAAGTAGATGTCACTACACAATTACaatagtaaataatcattacccatttacagccatttactgttgtaattagggaaaaaaaaaaaaaaaaactaatgcgGACATCAATAGTGCACCCTCTAGAGTATACCAAAGGAAGAGGCGTCGCCAACAGAGTACtagagcggaggagttgatgtggatggacgatgggtccatcggacccattttcttaTGCGCTGCGAGTacaggagcggcatgaccgcaccctgaccgCAGGCCCATGGGTCGGAATTCACACCCTGTCGTGCTGGTGTTTTTAGTTTTAGGCATTTTTCAAGTCATGGAATAACTCCTTTTACATAGTATTTATTGGCATTAattcaaattaataaaatttaacCTAGTTAGTCGACCTAAGGTATAGTCCAACTGATTGGACTTGAGAGTacctcatacacacacacacacacactctctctctctctctctctctctctctctctctctctctctctctctctctctctcatttttttaagATAAAATCTAGCTAATTTGTGACCTAAAATGCAACAAATGCCAATTCGTTGTGCTAAATTGCCGAATAGGTATCTAATTGATCCTTTAAAAAATTGATAGCTTTTTGGTAAAGTATTTTTACTAAATTAACAAATTCGTTGGAGGCTCTTAAATCATCTCTAGATACTTCAATAACcaagatctagggtttggaggcaaaaaaaggaggaaaaaaaaaaaaaaaggggagaaaaTTGCAAAAACGAAAGAAGGGTTTGAGTGATGCCGAGTCAAACAAGACCAACTTCAATCAACTCACCTGACCGAAAAAAATGAAATGGGTTAGAGCGAAGCCAAGTCGCACAAGACTAACTCAGACCAACTTACCTACAAGCGACTCAAATGAGTCGGTCCGAGCCTACCCGACTCTACAGACTTGTGGTTGTTGTATGTGCAAAGGTAGTGCAATAAGTATTGACCATGCAGGCACACATCGCCATTCTACCCTAGAGTTGAGGGCTGAGTAGCCGATGCACACAGCATCCAAAGGGTCTCATAGGCGCTCACTGCTTACACCTTCAACGCCTACCTGACACGAGCCACAATGCAAATTGCAAGCACTAGGACCAATGTCCAATAACCCTGCCTCTAGGCTCCCGATTGCACTTGAAATGCCATTCCAAACTCAACAGTCCTCGCATCACACAAAGCCATTTGTCTAATGCCATGTAAGCCAAAGGGCCAAAGGCATCATGTGCAAGACATAGGCGGTGACACCAGAAAGCGATGCCGCTTGAACTAATGCATTCATGCCAATGAGCAAAAGGCATCGCTGCAGGATGCACATCTCACACACTATCACCTAGTGTCAACAGTTGCATGCCAACATACTCTGGAAAGTATTCCTTGGTGGCACGACTAAGTGCCATAGGCATCGGGACAAGAAGTGTCACCCATGGTACCCTTGGCATCAAGCACACAATGAAAAGTGCCCCTGGGGGGTAGCCATTCAGGACATCGACACCCACAGCCACATCTAGGAGAGAATACAATAGTGTAGACAGACAGTTTCCTGACCCTCTGAGCATGCTTTACTTCACCTGGCAAGTGCTCCTCACCCTGGTGTCTACCCAGGGATGAGAGGAGTCATAGGTTACACAAGAAGTCTGTGACTGTCATAGGACAATTGCAGCCCTCTCACCCTAATGGGAGAGACCCTATGACCATCACTGTCACCATCAAAGCTTGTGAATGTGTGTAGGCAAACTCACAGCCCCTTTCCTCTTCGGAGAGGTGGGTCATGCCACTATACCTCCCTCTCTAATCCACGGTCTACACTACGATCATAAGCCCATAATGTTATGATCATGCCACACCAATTATTTGTTAAATCAACGACCACTGAACCATGGTTCACAACATATCGGTAAGCCACGGCTGCTATGGTCATGCTGCTTCCTATGTCTCCCATGTATTTGATAATGGGATCTCCCAGAAGCATTATCATCTTTGCCTTCAACACATGTCATCTCATCCCCCACAATCGTCGCATCAACTATGAGATAGATGGACACTTACCTGCGATAGGTTTCAAAAAAGCCTATACACTCCAACAGCTAAATCAGGCTGGAATCACTTTGTGCACACACATGGCACACATCGTTGTACAAGATAGAACATTTGGTTTTCCCTTTTAATCAAGGTTTTTCTCCAAATAAGATGCAGCCAAGGGCATGTGGTATGTCACAACTCACAGGGTGGAATGTATTGTGTCTCCATAATTCAGTAAACCCCTCCAAAGGGGGAATTTGAATCAAATTTGAGTATGATCTTTTTTCTTCTAATCACATTAATTTTGTAAGACAGAAAACACTGAAATTTGGTAACAGTGGTATCAACtctacctcgtttcaacacttgaggtcttggtatcgatccctagcaggggtggctaacatggagtgtgtactgacatgggtgtgtactaacaagctaaccaaacaaaaaaaaaaaactgacttcAACTCAACTCGGACGAGTCCTATCGGACTCAAACAAGTCTTCAAACCATGATATACAGGCTATAATGCTCAAAGCAGCTTGGATGGAGAGGTATTGCATCATGGTCAATAAAacaagatggctttcttttctaGGCAAGGTAAGATGCAGATTTCACTAATCTAAGCTCTTCCTCACTTGGGTCTCACCGTAAGTGAGAGAGTGACCAAATGTCTCTACAGCAATGATCCTAGCTGTCCAATCTGTGGATAGAAAATAGATAATCACTCCGCATTTAACAGGACCCGATCAATCATTTGAGAAGGACAAACTGCTCAATCAAAGAGTGGATATTTCTCATGGatacaaataaaactgaaattTTCCAACAGATGCAGCCACACATATGATTGGTAAGTTCCATTCAATAAATAAGATGGAAATAAAGAAATGAGACATATATTTCACTACTACGCCAACATCTAAGCTCGTTATCAAGCCCTCGACTTCAAGGGACATCGAAGACATGTACAggagatctaaaccattcatttgatgcgGCATACCAAAACTGCACCGATCAGGTAATGCCGTATAGCAGTTTGATCATTTTTTAGAATTAAGATCGGGAGATTGGAGAAAAATCCTAACAAACGATCAATGTCCTCTAATCGTCAGGTGGAGTCATCTGACTGGTGTGATTTTCGCCAAATGGCCAATCTACACCAAGGCCCATCAAATACGGTCCATGTCGCTTGCACGTGCGGTGCGTGTACGGAGATCGAGTGATTGGAATTTTATTATAAAACAATGTAGATTTCTGTAAAAATAACGGGAATGAAAGTTGCGAATCATATCAAAACCTAGATTTTCAAGCATTGAAACTAAAAGCCCTAGATTGTACGGAAattaggggggagagagagagagagagagagagagagagagagagagagctgacttCTTGAACATGTTATAGAAATTGAAGGAAGAGCTGCTTGCAGACTGCAACCTTGGTGAAGCCCTTTCTGGAGCTAGAAGGAAAGAGAAGTGCGCAGTGTCTCGATACGGCGCATGTTAGTCGCGTGTTTCTTAAGCTGAGCCGGCTACCCTTCTCGGGACCGCGCGTGTTTGtaccaggagaaagtaatgcgaATTGAGGTACACACGTTCGCGAGATCAGAACCGTCCGATCAGTTTAGTGCACATCGTGGCCTACATGAGGAATGATCACATACGTTCGCAAGTtcgagctatgtggggcccac
This DNA window, taken from Magnolia sinica isolate HGM2019 chromosome 14, MsV1, whole genome shotgun sequence, encodes the following:
- the LOC131225470 gene encoding uncharacterized protein LOC131225470 translates to MFKKFSSEDVSAQNQVKASVQRKIRQSIADEYPGLEPVLDDLLPKKSPLIVAKCQNHLNLVLVNNVPLFFNIRDGPYMPTLRLLHQYPDIMKKLQVDRGAIKFVLAGANIMCPGLTSPGGILDDEVLEETPVAIMAEGKQHALAIGFTKMSAKDIRAINKGIGVDNMHYLNDGLWKMERMD